Proteins co-encoded in one Echeneis naucrates chromosome 22, fEcheNa1.1, whole genome shotgun sequence genomic window:
- the LOC115036044 gene encoding estrogen receptor beta-like has translation MKRKNVVLVYDLLLEMLDANTSSGSSQMSSSPSSDIFSDQHRYPPTPSDLQPGSDLVPPHRLTGAPILDRHLQSFRSITPPQSLVGAHMDDDYVHPESWSLSRDEEPTNCVISDGIILESSLDD, from the exons ATGAAGAGGAAGAACGTGGTCTTGGTCTACGACCTCCTCCTGGAGATGTTGGACGCCAACACGTCCAGCGGCAGCAGCCAGATGTCGTCCTCGCCGAGCTCCGACATCTTCTCCGACCAGCACCGATACCCCCCCACTCCATCCGACCTGCAGCCCGGCTCCGATCTCGTGCCTCCACACAGACTGACCGGAGCCCCGATCCTGGACAGACACCTGCAGTCCTTCCGGTCCATCACCCCCCCACAGAGTCTGGTGGGGGCCCACATGGACGACGA CTACGTCCACCCAGAGTCCTGGTCTCTCAGTCGGGATGAAGAGCCAACAAACTGCGTCATCTCTGATGGAATCATCCTGGAATCCAGTTTGGACGACTGA